The following are encoded together in the Perca fluviatilis chromosome 23, GENO_Pfluv_1.0, whole genome shotgun sequence genome:
- the tmem209 gene encoding transmembrane protein 209: MLTPAKDGMPSMIDRALRMRREEQARQVVLAWAVLNVSLAGMIYTEMSGKLLSRYYNITYWPIWYIELVLASLFSLNALFDFWKYFKYTMSPSTIAVSPEQHQLLGLRNTSIHACSPQKPEKKETPVPAQSSPLQGQSVLSFSPSRPATTSPKFSPSCVPGYSPPLSSPSTPSSAGGPFSPTVAFGKVLNYSPSPGSSPYPSSIGPAEGSSLRARYRTSPSVFNSPGSKEDCMQDLKTLERFLRTEEERSHRSQLGSPESVSPSHSPTFWNYNRSVGDYAQSLRKFLYQPACRSQAPSAHKDETDLGSKQAAEEVWARITTSRPVVDRIDSWTAKLRNWISDTILVPLVKEMDSVNSQLRRMGCPELQIGEASISSLKQAAVMKASSIPTMNSIVQYLDITPNQEYLVDRLKELAHSGCMSSFRWNGGGDLKNRKWDTDLPTDCAILMHMFCTYLDSRLPPHPKYPDGKTFTSQHFSHTPDKPDVTKESLFCVHQSSTTPPHYQLIYQGHIYSLPKGRNNLFHTILMFLYVIKTKESGMLGRVNLGLSGVNILWIFEN; the protein is encoded by the exons ATGTTGACCCCAGCGAAGGACGGGATGCCCAGTATGATAGACAGGGCGCTGAGGATGCGGAGGGAGGAACAAGCTCGTCAGGTGGTCCTGGCCTGGGCTGTGCTCAACGTGTCTCTAGCTGGCATGATTTACACTGAAAT GTCAGGGAAATTGCTCAGCCGATACTACAACATCACCTACTGGCCTATCTGGTACATTG AACTGGTGCTAGCCTCTCTATTTAGCCTAAATGCCCTTTTTGACTTCTGGAAATATTTCAAATACACAATGTCTCCCTCCACCATTGCTGTATCCCCTGAACAGCATCAACTTCTGGGTCTGAGAAACACAA GTATTCATGCCTGTTCGCCCCAAAAGCCAGAAAAAAAGGAGACCCCAGTTCCAGCCCAGTCGTCTCCGCTGCAGGGCCAAAGTGTACTAAGTTTCAGCCCCTCACGGCCGGCCACCACCAGCCCCAAGTTCTCCCCCAGCTGTGTACCTGGGTACAGCCCTCCTCTCAGCAGCCCATCCACCCCAAGCAGTGCTGGGGGTCCCTTTTCCCCCACTGTGGCTTTTGGAAAG GTATTGAACTACAGTCCTTCCCCGGGCTCCTCTCCCTACCCCAGCAGCATTGGACCAGCAGAAGGCTCAAGCTTGAGAGCTCGCTATCGCACATCCCCCTCAGTGTTTAACTCCCCTGGAAGCAAGGAGGACTGCATGCAGGATCTGAAAACCCTGGAGAGGTTCCTCcgcacagaggaggagaggagtcaCCGCAGCCAGCTAG GGAGTCCAGAGTCTGTGTCTCCGAGCCACAGCCCAACATTTTGGAACTACAACCGCTCAGTGGGAGATTACGCCCAGAGCCTGAGGAAGTTTCTGTACCAGCCGGCCTGCCGCTCTCAAGCCCCGTCTGCCCACAAGGATGAGACGGACCTGGGCTCCAAACAGGCTGCAGAGGAG GTGTGGGCCAGAATCACCACCAGTCGCCCTGTAGTGGACCGCATTGATAGCTGGACAGCCAAGCTTAGAAAT TGGATCAGTGACACTATCTTGGTCCCCCTGGTCAAGGAAATGGACTCTGTCAACAGCCAGCTCAGGAGGATGGGCTGCCCTGAGCTCCAGATAGGAG AGGCCAGCATAAGCAGCCTGAAACAGGCTGCAGTGATGAAAGCCTCGTCCATCCCCACTATGAACTCTATTGTTCAGTATCTGGACATCACTCCCAACCAGGAGTATCTAGTGGACCGTTTAAAGG AGCTGGCCCATAGCGGCTGCATGAGCTCCTTTCGCTGGAATGGTGGTGGTGACCTGAAGAACAGGAAGTGGGACACAGACCTCCCCACTGACTGTGCT ATTCTCATGCATATGTTTTGTACATACTTGGACTCCAGACTGCCCCCACACCCAAAATACCCAGACGGGAAGACTTTCACTTCGCAGCACTTCAGTCACACCCCAGACAAACCTG ATGTTACCAAGGAGAGCCTCTTCTGCGTTCACCAAAGCAGCACCACTCCCCCTCACTACCAGCTCATCTACCAGGGACATATCTACAGTCTACCCAAG
- the prdm4 gene encoding PR domain zinc finger protein 4 → MNDMNLSPVGMDQLSVPSVSASHLGLPTSPTHNPIPTPGMPVAIPSLGPSLGSLPSALSLMLPMGPLSDRGVMCGLPERNYSLPPPPYPHLESSYFRHILPGILSYLADRPPPQYIHPSSLNMDGTLSVASNNPTGLDPYSGPGGPLEQGLVPMDSRQVSGQGDLHQTGAHELDSTGLAMESRVSSPMSPDRMGEELATMDGVGVVAVSDTQQQLGGGRQPQPHDSLTGVDSSGGVMPLHGPSVLELPVVMEPDHMGGRVGNAGGGGAGGLGEQLHTNGELNSGVVSVVLTGSMASQGQLEPVSLHGHSGMGLEAVNVSPITAEVSLGPENSLVLVNSTLQLEDSTSNKENMVTAYTIWCTLCERSYTSDCPEHGPVTFIPDTPIQSRARLSLPRPLCLRISVADEPLGVFPRDIIPPRTCFGPMVGQHCSNVDLSDWPEKDTPQIWKMYHNNVLEFYIVTTDENECNWMMFVRKARTREEQNLVAYPANGKLFFCTTTEIHPDQELLFYYSRDYCRLMGVPQVPEGQICQCGKECSFSELKSHLGSHNSNHSHNQPPHSHSPSQQDHSQQQQQPQQQQQQQQEQQPQQQQHTHQEEKLTNGNSSSSSSPWLCHAHAAGQTNSDNNSSSRGSSNRNSNNVISRAKGQGHVREKKFKCSMCSRAFITSTKLNVHFMGHVGMKPHKCEYCSKAFSDPSNLRMHLKIHTGQKNYRCTVCEKSFTQKSHVASHMLIHTGAEKLKCDLCDRAFIRKHDLKQHMFSHTHERRIQCPKCNKHFLKTNHLKKHMNSHEGRRDFVCEKCNKAFLTKYHLTRHLKICKGPKTERVSHKEQELDDEEEDEEEEEEEEDDGRGRGGERLVDSASNEDCGLDVGGYHSEKSLSPSH, encoded by the exons ATGAACGACATGAACCTGAGTCCTGTGGGCATGGACCAGCTCAGCGTGCCCTCAGTGAGTGCCAGCCACCTGGGTCTGCCCACTTCCCCCACACACAACCCCATTCCCACTCCAG GCATGCCAGTGGCTATCCCCAGCCTGGGTCCTTCCCTGGGCTCCCTTCCTTCTGCCCTCTCACTGATGCTCCCCATGGGTCCGCTGAGTGACAGAGGAGTGATGTGCGGCCTGCCAGAGAGGAACTACTCTTTGCCGCCGCCTCCATACCCCCACCTGGAGAGCAGCTACTTCCGACACATACTGCCAG GTATCCTGTCCTATCTGGCAGACCGTCCACCACCTCAATACATTCATCCCAGCAGCCTTAACATGGATGGGACCCTGTCTGTGGCCAGCAACAATCCCACAGGTCTGGATCCCTACAGTGGCCCTGGTGGCCCACTGGAGCAGGGCCTGGTGCCCATGGACTCCAGACAGGTCAGCGGCCAGGGAGACCTCCACCAGACTGGTGCTCATGAGCTGGACTCTACAGGATTGGCCATGGAGTCACGTGTCAGCAGCCCCATGTCCCCTGACCGGATGGGAGAGGAGCTGGCCACCATGGACGGAGTCGGGGTGGTGGCGGTGTCTGACACCCAGCAGCAGCTCGGTGGGGGAAGGCAGCCTCAGCCACATGACAGTTTGACTGGGGTGGACTCATCCGGTGGGGTGATGCCCCTCCATGGACCCTCTGTTCTTGAACTGCCGGTGGTGATGGAGCCGGATCATATGGGGGGCAGAGTGGGGAACGCtgggggaggaggagcaggaggactTGGGGAGCAGCTCCACACAAATGGGGAGCTGAACTCGGGAGTCGTCAGTGTGGTGCTCACTGGCTCCATGGCCAGCCAGGGCCAACTGGAGCCGGTGTCACTCCATGGACACTCTGGGATGGGGCTGGAGGCAGTGAATGTGTCTCCCATCACTGCAGAGGTGTCGCTGGGGCCCGAAAACAGCCTGGTGCTGGTCAACTCCACCCTGCAGCTAGAGGATTCTACCTCCAACAAGGAGAACATGGTCACTGCCTACACCatat GGTGCACGCTGTGTGAGCGCTCGTATACCTCAGACTGCCCAGAGCATGGCCCAGTCACCTTCATCCCCGACACGCCTATCCAAAGTCGGGCTCGCCTCTCTCTGCCGCGTCCACTGTGCCTGCGCATCTCAGTGGCTGACGAACCACTTG GAGTTTTTCCACGGGACATCATTCCTCCAAGGACCTGCTTTGGACCAATGGTGGGCCAGCACTGTAGCAACGTGGATCTTTCTGATTGGCCAGAAAAGGACACACCACAAATATGGAAG ATGTACCACAACAATGTGCTGGAATTCTACATTGTGACAACGGATGAGAACGAGTGCAACTGGATGATGTTTGTCCGCAAAGCAAG GACCCGTGAGGAACAGAACCTGGTGGCGTACCCTGCCAACGGTAAACTGTTCTTCTGTACAACCACAGAGATCCACCCGGACCAGGAGTTGCTCTTCTACTACAGCAGAGACTATTGCAGGCTGATGG GTGTTCCTCAGGTGCCTGAGGGCCAGATCTGCCAATGTGGCAAAGAATGCTCCTTCTCTGAGCTCAAGTCTCACCTTGGCAGCCATAACAGTAACCACAGCCATAACCAACCTCCACACAGCCACAGTCCATCGCAGCAGGACCACTCTcagcaacagcaacaaccacagcagcagcagcagcagcaacaagagCAACAaccacagcaacagcaacacacTCACCAGGAAGAGAAACTGACCAATGGGAACTCaagctcctcctcttccccatGGCTCTGCCACGCTCACGCTGCAGGACAAACAAACAGTgataacaacagcagcagcaggggcagCAGTAATAGAAACTCTAATAATGTTATCTCAAGAGCAAAAGGTCAGGGCCATGTGCGGGAGAAGAAATTCAAGTGCAGCATGTGTTCCCGGGCTTTTATCACATCCACAAAGCTCAATGTGCACTTCATGGGCCACGTGGGGATGAAACCTCACAAGTGTGAATACTGCAGTAAGGCCTTCAGCGATCCCAGCAACCTCAGGATGCACCTCAAGATTCACACAG GTCAGAAGAACTACAGATGCACAGTTTGCGAGAAGTCGTTTACCCAGAAATCCCATGTGGCGTCGCATATGCTCATCCACACAGGTGCAGAGAAGCTCAAGTGTGACCTCTGTGACCGGGCATTCATCAGGAAACATGACTTGAAACAACACAtgttctctcacacaca TGAGCGTCGGATACAGTGCCCGAAGTGCAACAAACATTTCCTCAAGACCAACCACCTGAAAAAGCACATGAACTCTCACGAGGGCCGAAGAGACTTTGTCTGTGAGAAATGCAACAAAGCATTCCTGACCAAATACCACCTCACCCGTCACCTTAAAATATGCAAAGGACCCAAGACGGAAAGAGTGTCCCATAAGGAGCAGGAATTGGATGATgaggaagaagatgaagaggaggaggaagaagaggaggatgatggtaggggaagaggaggagaaagactCGTTGACTCAGCTAGCAATGAAGACTGTGGTTTAGATGTTGGAGGATATCATTCTGAAAAGTCCCTGTCACCCTCTCATTGA
- the LOC120553739 gene encoding achaete-scute homolog 4, producing the protein MSYHSKELMEPVPYVPPLALRGFSMDNSGAHYKDALRLGLPLHLEAGYLDPVHGQRLPYRQLSYFPFHVPLGVCDYSFEPAFIRKRNERERHRVRCVNAGYARLREHLPQEFEDRRLSKVETLRAAIDYIKHLQSLLDLNVSGMEMSLGDACNRAQLPQRTECNSDGESKTGLSDSGEIVD; encoded by the coding sequence ATGTCTTATCACAGTAAGGAGTTAATGGAGCCGGTTCCATATGTCCCTCCACTGGCTCTCCGCGGCTTTTCCATGGACAACAGTGGAGCACACTACAAGGATGCGCTTCGACTTGGACTGCCCTTGCACCTGGAAGCTGGATACCTTGACCCTGTGCACGGCCAGAGGTTACCCTACAGACAATTATCCTATTTCCCCTTCCACGTCCCCCTCGGTGTTTGTGATTATTCCTTTGAGCCAGCGTTCATCCGGAAAAGGAACGAAAGGGAGCGGCATCGAGTGCGCTGCGTAAACGCGGGTTACGCGCGGCTCAGAGAGCATCTGCCGCAGGAGTTTGAGGACAGACGGCTCAGCAAAGTGGAGACACTGCGGGCGGCTATTGACTATATCAAACACCTGCAGAGCCTGCTGGACTTAAACGTGTCTGGGATGGAGATGTCACTTGGAGACGCGTGTAACCGTGCGCAGCTGCCGCAGAGGACAGAGTGTAACAGTGATGGAGAATCCAAAACTGGCCTCAGCGACAGTGGGGAAATAGTTgactaa
- the sapcd1 gene encoding suppressor APC domain-containing protein 1 — MACRPPDSGSYTVVIIPLRTSLCSLDALRFYLWVKRLRDLEKEKDALCSGLEILEKARLWYLQRLEENRARQDNTESNTGVGSCQEGAAEAWSCLIRSRIQRVNGSLGSVMSEPNVRSSSSTSLPDAVADSDLRWHNTVLTQEVSDKNRQISMLELEKDALLEQLDELQAH; from the exons ATGGCCTGTCGTCCCCCCGACTCTGGCTCCTACACTGTGGTTATCATCCCGCTCAGGACCAGCCTCTGCAGCCTGGACGCACTTCGCTTCTACCTATGG GTTAAGCGTCTGAGGGatctagagaaggagaaggacGCACTGTGCTCGGGCCTGGAGATCCTGGAGAAGGCCCGTCTCTGGTACCTGCAGCGGCTGGAGGAGAACAGAGCCAGGCAGGACAACACCGAGAGCAACACTGGAGTCGGCTCCTGCCAGGAAGGTGCAGCAGAG GCTTGGTCTTGCCTCATCAGGTCTCGTATCCAGCGAGTGAATGGCTCTCTGGGCTCTGTGATGAGTGAGCCCAATgtcaggagcagcagcagcacctctCTGCCTGACGCTGTGGCAGACAGCGACCTCCGCTGGCACAACACAGTGCTGACTCAG GAGGTGAGTGACAAGAATCGTCAGATCTCCATGTTAGAATTGGAAAAAGACGCTCTCCTTGAACAGCTTGATGAACTGCAGGCCCATTga